Proteins from one Embleya scabrispora genomic window:
- a CDS encoding ATP-binding protein, whose protein sequence is MAHGEDEVVGAALLRWADGRFPLPADPGHRWYTARGGVVAALAGATVTLRAADPDAKATGWVGDADPDQLRILAAASARPPALVVVGAAGTGKTRTAAMIIRREIDTGGRVLVVTRQRYGVRRLWAELADAGVGARVPLAGTGAGAGGRRGAGEGAGDEDGAVLDRHRRAMVEPFGAWGLTLRGIQDHLVGRPPWSGPVLDPRHAAELDPGEARRLGRDLERFAHAGGLRDGVWHGVKIDTPEQARTTVGELAELRARFQEIRAAAGRARLHPDRPEPRDPAEWAACLTLVKRVREFSVGIDPGILAGPYSIRQLLATTHWYGRPSVRRHLREHTRFRIDRGGTRLALAEARALRRLFREQPGGLPEAAFLRAMVPAWADSEHERQALAAYTETLFPILGLAADTSLPDIAAHLDRLARSISTEGVSPEVLADRCRSYARLATAGLAPFVANLTARTVPAEEVADEYERFLYTSLAHAATAGDPGGVVGLQAHAHRFGTRAAATASAGGAGPVAISGGWMWSQAMPASAPVHVASPRAARQLPDSAHFDLVVVDDAGTVSERDAIPALLRADRVVVIGDPLGPGFGDPDGPVEPGDPGSEGDLRSVLASVSRFVEPIRIGYPHRALDERLAVPPGGAAAAELSGVRGEVAVRHIVSVEDDVAAVVEMVREYRARHPDESVAVVTLGGSQARRIRAVLPAGRSDPDLVVGRAAALHGGEWDTVLLSVGAKRDREGRLIHRFGAATMPGGDALVASAVSRARRRLIVVTAFEASELDPTRLRAHGARLLRAVLRHAASGGCGCGRGRSEGEEAGTGAPARVEAVAGVRLGGNGCDVDSPDVFHADVLDRLRAAGLDPMYEFGGPAGVVIALPDRPADLGAGAGAGAGAGADAGACERVEVDAVVDRGGSRDRLPTAATSASSTTPPAGALAGAGDCLGARIGDTAHVGEDAVEIARAGAPVSAGAASATSTNAAAGCGRCSRRMLVAIETDRSTVYLATPSAREREWLRTARLERRGWVVYRLWSGDWISDPDAQIRRIVTLHRSTAQAVGMAATKE, encoded by the coding sequence ATGGCGCATGGTGAGGACGAGGTCGTCGGTGCCGCGCTGCTGCGTTGGGCGGACGGACGGTTTCCGTTGCCGGCCGATCCGGGGCATCGCTGGTACACCGCTCGCGGGGGCGTCGTCGCGGCCTTGGCCGGGGCCACGGTGACCCTGCGAGCGGCGGATCCCGACGCGAAGGCGACGGGGTGGGTGGGCGACGCCGACCCGGACCAGTTGCGGATCCTCGCCGCCGCGTCCGCCCGTCCTCCCGCCCTCGTGGTGGTGGGCGCGGCCGGGACGGGCAAGACCAGGACCGCCGCGATGATCATCCGACGGGAGATCGACACCGGCGGTCGTGTGCTCGTGGTGACGCGACAGCGGTATGGCGTGCGGCGGTTGTGGGCGGAGCTCGCCGATGCCGGGGTCGGGGCACGGGTACCACTCGCGGGTACGGGTGCGGGTGCGGGCGGGAGGCGGGGCGCCGGCGAGGGGGCGGGTGACGAGGACGGCGCGGTGTTGGATCGGCACAGGCGCGCCATGGTCGAGCCGTTCGGCGCCTGGGGGCTGACCCTGCGGGGAATCCAGGACCACCTCGTCGGACGGCCGCCGTGGAGTGGGCCTGTACTCGATCCCCGGCACGCGGCGGAACTCGATCCAGGCGAGGCGCGACGGCTCGGGCGCGACCTCGAGCGCTTCGCGCACGCGGGCGGGCTGCGCGACGGCGTCTGGCATGGGGTGAAGATCGACACTCCCGAACAGGCGCGAACCACGGTCGGTGAACTCGCCGAGCTACGCGCCCGCTTCCAGGAGATTCGGGCGGCCGCGGGGCGCGCCCGGCTGCATCCCGATCGGCCCGAACCACGCGATCCGGCCGAGTGGGCCGCGTGTCTGACCCTCGTCAAACGGGTGCGAGAGTTCTCGGTCGGCATCGATCCGGGGATCCTTGCCGGGCCGTATTCGATCCGGCAACTGTTGGCGACCACGCACTGGTACGGCCGTCCCTCCGTCCGCCGCCATCTGCGCGAGCACACTCGCTTCCGCATCGATCGGGGCGGGACGCGACTCGCGCTGGCGGAGGCGCGGGCCCTGCGTCGGCTCTTCCGTGAGCAGCCGGGCGGACTGCCCGAGGCGGCGTTCCTGCGGGCGATGGTACCGGCGTGGGCCGACTCCGAGCACGAACGGCAGGCGCTCGCGGCGTACACCGAAACCCTGTTCCCGATCCTGGGCCTGGCTGCCGACACTTCACTGCCCGACATCGCGGCCCACCTCGACCGGCTCGCCCGATCGATCTCGACGGAAGGCGTGTCGCCGGAGGTACTCGCGGACCGCTGTCGCTCGTATGCCCGACTGGCGACCGCCGGCCTCGCCCCGTTCGTCGCGAACCTGACGGCGCGGACGGTGCCGGCGGAAGAGGTCGCGGACGAGTACGAGCGATTCCTGTACACCTCACTCGCACACGCCGCGACCGCCGGCGACCCCGGCGGGGTGGTGGGCCTGCAGGCGCACGCGCATCGCTTCGGGACGAGGGCGGCGGCGACCGCGAGCGCGGGAGGAGCCGGGCCGGTAGCAATTTCGGGTGGGTGGATGTGGTCGCAGGCGATGCCGGCAAGCGCGCCGGTGCACGTGGCGTCGCCGCGTGCGGCGCGGCAATTGCCGGACAGTGCGCACTTCGACCTGGTGGTGGTGGACGATGCCGGGACGGTGAGCGAACGCGACGCGATCCCGGCGCTGTTGCGGGCGGATCGGGTCGTGGTGATCGGTGACCCCCTGGGGCCGGGGTTCGGCGATCCGGACGGTCCCGTCGAACCCGGCGACCCCGGTTCCGAAGGCGACCTGCGGTCGGTGCTCGCGTCGGTGAGCCGGTTCGTCGAGCCGATCCGGATCGGCTACCCGCACCGTGCCCTCGACGAACGGCTCGCGGTGCCCCCGGGCGGGGCGGCCGCCGCCGAACTTTCGGGCGTGCGCGGGGAGGTGGCCGTGCGGCACATCGTGTCGGTCGAGGACGATGTCGCGGCAGTGGTCGAGATGGTGCGAGAGTACCGGGCGCGCCATCCCGACGAGAGCGTTGCCGTTGTCACCCTGGGTGGGTCGCAGGCGCGCCGTATCCGGGCCGTGCTGCCGGCGGGGCGCTCGGACCCGGACCTCGTGGTGGGTCGCGCGGCGGCCCTTCATGGGGGTGAGTGGGACACGGTGCTCCTCAGCGTCGGGGCAAAGCGGGATCGTGAGGGTCGGCTGATCCATCGATTCGGCGCGGCGACCATGCCCGGTGGGGACGCACTCGTGGCGTCGGCGGTGTCCCGTGCACGCCGGCGACTGATCGTGGTGACCGCCTTCGAGGCGAGCGAACTCGACCCCACCCGACTGCGCGCACACGGCGCCCGGCTGTTGCGGGCGGTGTTGCGGCACGCGGCCTCGGGCGGGTGCGGGTGCGGTCGTGGGAGATCCGAAGGCGAGGAAGCGGGCACGGGGGCGCCGGCGCGTGTGGAGGCGGTCGCGGGTGTGCGGCTCGGCGGCAACGGGTGCGACGTTGACAGTCCGGACGTGTTTCATGCGGACGTCCTCGATCGGCTGAGGGCGGCCGGTCTCGACCCGATGTACGAATTCGGGGGACCTGCGGGTGTCGTGATTGCGCTCCCCGACCGTCCGGCAGACCTTGGTGCGGGTGCGGGTGCGGGTGCGGGTGCGGGTGCGGACGCGGGCGCCTGCGAGCGAGTGGAGGTGGATGCCGTTGTCGACAGGGGCGGAAGCCGCGACCGACTTCCCACCGCAGCCACCAGCGCATCTTCCACAACCCCGCCCGCAGGCGCACTCGCGGGCGCCGGCGACTGCCTCGGAGCCCGCATCGGCGACACCGCGCATGTGGGTGAGGACGCAGTCGAGATCGCGCGCGCCGGCGCACCCGTGTCCGCAGGCGCGGCCTCGGCGACATCGACGAACGCAGCCGCAGGGTGCGGACGGTGCTCGCGACGGATGCTCGTCGCGATCGAGACGGATCGCAGCACGGTCTACCTCGCGACGCCCTCCGCCCGCGAGCGTGAGTGGCTGCGGACGGCCCGTCTGGAGCGGCGCGGTTGGGTTGTGTATCGCCTCTGGAGCGGGGACTGGATTTCCGACCCCGACGCGCAGATTCGCCGGATCGTGACGCTTCACCGGTCGACAGCGCAGGCCGTAGGCATGGCTGCGACAAAGGAGTGA
- a CDS encoding ABC transporter ATP-binding protein, producing MIEVRDLRKEFTIKRKIGRVRRETRTVSAVDGVELSIARGEMVGYIGPNGAGKSTTLKMMTGILTPTSGHIRVCGLEPVPRRRRLARRIGVVFGQRSQLWWDLPLRESFRLLGAVYTVPRGEHEARLKRCRAMLELDEFMDTPVRQLSLGQRMRGEITAALLHGPDVLFLDEPTIGLDVVSKQSLRAFLADVGAGGEVTTVLTTHDLADIEHLCRRLIVIDRGRVVHDGTLEALHTRYGSRRRVVVDLDEARELDVRMPGVAVEGVEADGRRVTFALDGVPAGELIARIARDGGLRDVSVREPTIEEVVARLYRE from the coding sequence ATGATCGAAGTGCGCGACCTGCGCAAGGAATTCACGATCAAACGCAAGATCGGCCGGGTGCGGCGGGAAACGCGGACGGTGTCCGCCGTCGACGGCGTCGAATTGAGCATTGCACGGGGCGAGATGGTCGGCTACATCGGACCCAACGGGGCCGGCAAGTCGACCACGCTCAAGATGATGACCGGGATCCTGACCCCGACCTCGGGCCACATCCGCGTCTGCGGACTGGAGCCGGTACCCCGCCGGCGCCGGCTCGCCCGCCGGATCGGGGTGGTCTTCGGGCAGCGCTCGCAACTGTGGTGGGACCTGCCGCTGCGCGAGTCGTTCCGCCTGTTGGGCGCGGTGTACACGGTGCCGCGCGGCGAACACGAGGCCCGGCTGAAGCGATGCCGGGCGATGCTGGAACTGGACGAGTTCATGGACACCCCGGTGCGCCAACTCTCCCTCGGGCAGCGCATGCGCGGCGAGATCACCGCCGCGCTCCTGCACGGACCCGACGTGCTGTTCCTGGACGAGCCGACGATCGGACTCGACGTGGTCAGCAAGCAGTCGCTGCGCGCGTTCCTTGCGGACGTCGGCGCCGGCGGCGAGGTGACGACCGTGCTCACCACCCACGACCTCGCCGACATCGAACACCTGTGCCGACGCCTGATCGTGATCGACCGGGGGCGCGTGGTCCACGACGGCACGTTGGAGGCCCTGCACACGCGCTACGGCTCGCGCCGGCGAGTGGTGGTCGATCTGGACGAGGCGCGCGAACTGGACGTGCGCATGCCCGGGGTCGCGGTCGAGGGCGTCGAGGCGGACGGTCGCCGGGTCACCTTCGCGCTGGACGGGGTGCCCGCGGGGGAGTTGATCGCCAGGATCGCGCGCGACGGTGGACTGCGGGACGTGTCCGTGCGCGAGCCGACGATCGAGGAGGTGGTGGCGCGGTTGTATCGGGAGTGA